Proteins encoded by one window of Salvia splendens isolate huo1 chromosome 14, SspV2, whole genome shotgun sequence:
- the LOC121764809 gene encoding inactive TPR repeat-containing thioredoxin TTL3-like, translating to MGDCSPERRSGCGLLGAVFGRPRKSPSPTPVQTPKVQRPNVKIDPSNDQTQGDRVIPRPGPNYKSQPVRQHHPPQAATPPRNVEPVQGRKVPLPGMGLSGELDSMIKDHQMVKGAGSLVRASSGNVMLHSNLGNLRQPNEVIEQRSYARRNEAPRKAAKKSEKGDVFCRALSTRMDPEELKILGNEHYKNGDFAEALSLYEAAISVDPNKAAYRSNKSAALTAMGKLLEAALECREAIRIDPFYQRAHNRLATLYVRLGDPEKGLYHFKQAGPEADPDAMNRAAKVQSHLHKCTEAKRQHDWTTLFKETALATSAGADSAPLIFALKAEALLKLNRHQEAVQAMADGPDLDTEECTKFFGPIASASLLVMQARVAMAEGRFDDAWAAAEGACRLDPNNKEARSATRRAQALSAARSKGNDHFKAGRYEEARGAYGEGLEHAPNNALLLCNRAACEAKLNHYNKAVEDCNAALSIRPGYTKARLRRADCYAKMRNWGACLQDCQVLVRENPNDGEAAKLLDEAKSRLE from the exons ATGGGGGACTGCTCTCCTGAGAGAAGATCAGGGTGTGGCCTACTTGGCGCAGTCTTTGGAAGGCCAAGAAAATCACCTTCTCCAACGCCTGTTCAAACACCCAAAGTCCAAAGGCCTAATGTTAAAATTGATCCATCTAATGATCAAACGCAGGGAGACAGAGTCATTCCCCGTCCCGGCCCAAACTACAAGTCCCAGCCCGTCCGCCAGCACCATCCGCCCCAGGCCGCGACTCCTCCTAGGAATGTGGAGCCGGTGCAGGGGAGGAAGGTGCCTCTCCCCGGGATGGGCCTTTCCGGGGAGCTGGACTCGATGATCAAGGATCATCAGATGGTGAAGGGGGCTGGGAGTCTTGTGAGGGCGTCGTCAGGGAATGTGATGCTGCATAGTAATCTGGGGAATCTGAGGCAGCCCAATGAGGTTATTGAGCAGAGAAGTTATGCAAGGAGAAATGAAGCGCCTCGAAAGGCCGCCAAGAAGAGCGAAAAGGGCGACGTGTTTTGTAGGGCTCTGTCGACACGGATGGACCCAGAGGAGCTCAAGATATTAGGCAATGAGCATTACAAGAATGGTGACTTTGCAGAGGCTCTGTCTCTCTATGAAGCAGCAATCTCCGTTGATCCGAATAAAGCAGCTTACCGGAGCAACAAGAGTGCCGCGCTCACGGCCATGGGGAAGCTTCTAGAAGCTGCATTGGAGTGCCGGGAAGCTATCAGGATTGATCCGTTTTACCAACGAGCTCATAATAGATTGGCAACGCTTTATGTCAG ATTAGGAGATCCTGAAAAAGGGTTGTACCATTTCAAACAGGCCGGGCCTGAGGCCGATCCTGATGCGATGAATAGGGCTGCAAAGGTTCAGAGCCACTTGCACAAGTGCACCGAGGCAAAGAGGCAGCACGACTGGACCACGTTATTCAAGGAAACCGCATTGGCTACAAGCGCCGGTGCTGATTCTGCTCCCTTG ATATTTGCTTTGAAAGCCGAGGCGTTGCTAAAGCTGAACCGGCATCAAGAAGCGGTCCAAGCCATGGCGGACGGCCCAGATTTAGACACCGAGGAGTGCACAAAGTTCTTCGGGCCTATTGCAAGCGCAAGCCTATTAGTGATGCAAGCTCGAGTGGCCATGGCAGAAGGGAGGTTCGACGATGCTTGGGCTGCAGCGGAAGGGGCGTGTAGGCTCGACCCCAACAACAAAGAAGCAAGAAGTGCGACGAGGAGGGCACAGGCACTGAGCGCAGCGAGATCAAAGGGGAACGATCATTTCAAGGCGGGACGATACGAGGAGGCGCGTGGGGCGTATGGAGAAGGGCTGGAGCATGCCCCCAACAATGCCTTGCTCCTATGCAACAGAGCTGCTTGTGAAGCGAAACTCAACCACTACAACAAAGCGGTAGAGGATTGCAACGCTGCACTCAGCATTCGACCGGGTTATACCAAAGCAAGACTAAGAAGAGCCGACTGTTACGCTAAG ATGAGAAACTGGGGAGCTTGTTTGCAAGATTGTCAAGTGCTGGTAAGAGAGAATCCCAACGACGGCGAGGCGGCCAAGCTGTTGGATGAGGCCAAGTCGCGGCTCGAATAG